The Thermoproteales archaeon genome window below encodes:
- a CDS encoding DUF1512 family protein yields EIYKIVDHIYRIGRKFKSLWILMQLSALLPFITESIKAYESSLEAFSNGYPVGDSVGPIVAAKFIKRYGKDVRVKDVEEDTIIAEIPYKDRTIIIIKAKGPAGVVGRLDDAVEYALSIYKNIKMIITVDAAHKLESEESGSISDGFGVAIGGMGIEKFNIEKLATLHRIPLYAVLIKMSEEEALSVINKKLFEATDNALKNVERVIEERSNPGDSIILIGVGNTIGVTP; encoded by the coding sequence GAAATATACAAAATCGTGGATCACATTTATAGAATTGGCAGAAAATTCAAAAGTTTATGGATTTTGATGCAGTTAAGCGCGTTACTTCCCTTTATAACGGAAAGCATTAAAGCTTACGAAAGCTCTCTAGAAGCTTTTTCAAATGGATATCCAGTGGGAGATAGCGTGGGTCCTATAGTTGCCGCTAAATTCATAAAAAGATACGGTAAAGACGTCAGGGTAAAAGATGTTGAGGAAGATACTATAATAGCCGAAATACCATACAAGGATAGAACAATTATTATTATAAAGGCGAAGGGTCCAGCCGGAGTTGTAGGAAGACTTGACGATGCAGTAGAATACGCGCTTTCCATCTATAAAAATATAAAAATGATCATAACCGTCGATGCGGCTCACAAGTTAGAAAGCGAAGAAAGCGGAAGCATTAGCGACGGCTTTGGCGTAGCTATTGGAGGTATGGGGATAGAAAAATTCAATATCGAAAAATTGGCAACTTTACATCGCATTCCTTTATATGCTGTTTTAATCAAGATGTCAGAGGAGGAAGCTTTATCCGTCATTAATAAGAAGTTGTTCGAGGCAACGGATAATGCTTTAAAAAACGTAGAGAGGGTAATCGAAGAGCGAAGCAATCCCGGC